ACCAAGAAgctggcataatatactactactacttgacatttctagagcgctactagggttacgcagcgctgtacaaatcaacaaagaaggacggtccctgctcagaggagcttacaatctaaatccccccccccccgccaacttcttttttttctttctacaaTTTAACAGCTAACCTGAAAGAAGTGTAGTGTCCTCTTCTTTAATCTTGCCCCCAAATAAATATTAATTTGTGATCTGAGCTGCAATAAATACCCCACACATTTAGGATTTACTTGAAGGAATAAAAATCAGAAGGGTATTTAAACATGACCTGCAGGGCTGGATTAACCATTAGACAAACTACTagaggtcccttttaccaagctgcagcgaaagggggctggcgctggcatcggtgcgtgttttacacgtgcgctgacgccccctttcaccgcagctgttaaaagggaaggtctcactttcctgcaggaaacggCCGGgcgcaagtaaagcacttgccgtgtagcCATTtcgtgggggagcccttaccaccacccattgaggtggcgctaagggctcccgcactaacccagcggtaaccaggcagcgcacagcactgcccgattaccaccaggtacagtccagtgcgctacaaaaataaatacatttttgtagtgccggaaatgacggcacggtaggggtgggaagtaccgcagggttgctgcggtagcctggctgtacttccgttatagcgagtggtaagcctgccgcttagtaaaaggagcccttggtcTCCTAGGGCAGGTGAGGAGGAGTAAGAGGATGACAAAGAGAAGCTGCAGTCAAagccagagctttttttgagggggtacttgggggtactgagtaccggcaccttttccattgtctgctaaaattgacccatggttcccaagttttaatgaaagagctcagactctacacaccaattctgccttatcatagattctgtgactagttgcagggggcctggctattgtggggcgggtccctcagtgatcaccccacccctgaaggatggcctgacatttgagtaagGGCACACTGATCGAAGCAAAAGAGTAGGTCCTTACAACCACACAAATGCAAAGAAACATCAGCACACACTTTTACCCTGGGAGAGGTGCAGtctttcaaatagcccatttacctgggtaaattacTTTAGGAAATCACCTTGTCATCTCTGTATACATGAACCAAAGGTTTAATATTTGAAAATATGGGAATAGAATTATGCATTTTTAAGGAATGCTTTGGCAGGAAGATGGTGGTGTGATGTTTTGTGTTTAATTATTAAAAGATGGGGGCACAGGGCTAAAGGTTTGGCTAGGATGCCTAATACACATGCAGCAGCCCTGGTGACCTGTTATCTTCCTAACCCTTTAAAACAGTGACCCATTGTACTATGAAACTCTTGTGGTGTGGCGCATATGTAAACGTGTTTACTAACTGATCAGCATGGAAGATCAGTTCCctcatgctcaatgctaatgacattCAAGTTTAATTGCAGTCATAGCCTAAgcggattgtgcctgggcatgcacagCTCTTGAGTGCATGCCCAGAAAACATAGGAGAAAGGCCCTGATCTGTCAAACCAGGtcttctcccacccccaaaatctggtggtccagtggaactcccctccccaacacacaaAGATGTGAGGCCCTGGTGGTCTGCTAGACCCCAGGCCCCCACCCATCCACCAAAATAACTTCtagacctggtggtccagtgggaccccccATCCACCCAAAGGATTATAACCCTGTGGTCCAGTGGGATCCCAGTCATGCCCACCTTCCCATCCCTAGTGGCCTAGCAgggaccctgccccccccctggtGACCTACCTCAAAGTTGGAGGAGGAGGGATGGagtcctgctccctcctcctgcaggcgcctcctcaaaatggcagcgTCACGCCCTTGCCGgttcatcctgggatgcgctgggcagggcttaactATCATATATAGATGGTCTTCAGGATGTGGGGTGGGGTATGGCAAGGATCTCACTGGACCTCCAGGGTTAAAGACCTGTGAGAGGGTCCCACTTGACCACCAGATTTAAATGTTGTTTTGGGAGCAGGCATGGGgcctggggtccactggaccaccagcccCTCATAGGGGGCTGGAagcgtgcaaatgcatgctgaacagggtATCCCTATTTTTCCCCAATGTCCTGGCAAActctaacaccagctccaagctggcatagggtttaccatgggagcagcacccttgtttggtgtgctgcctgctaagcattggggaggaatattcaTGGCCCTGTTTAACATGCACTTGCATGTATTAGCATTCAGAACTGGTGAGCTCGTTATTTCATGTGCTTGCTGGCTCTGAATATTTTAAGGTAGAAACGTGggctctagtgcctgcatttgcttctgagcatctggGCTTTAGTGTATTTGTTACAAGTATAAAACCAACCTCAGTTGGCCTATTAAATAAGTTGGATTGGAAAGTAACCAGTACAGTAAGAAATCAAGACACTGAATATAGTTCAAGTTCAATTTATTATAATCCTGTACAATATTTTCTGCAATCTTTTGAAtatgtaaaaataaaacattctATAAGAAGCTTTTCTCTCAGTAAAACCATTTTAAAAATATGAATCACGCTAATATTCAATATGAACATACACATAATAGTAAATAGGTCTTTTACAAAAAGACAAATTATTTTTCGTAGAAGAGACGCTTTTTTTCCCCCTAGGAAAGAAGGAAATGAGAAGTTGCCTTCACAAAAGACAATATAACCTTATAAATTCGGTTACAATTTCACAGCTTTTTACAAAGCCCGACACAATATTGCTCTGATCTGTGACCGGAATGAGAACACAGGTAGAGCTACTCACATCCTACTAGAACGGAATATTAATCATGGGATAAGCATTTTATACAACACCACACCTGCTGTCAAGTACTATTGCAAGTAATTGACATGCAGAGGACGGCTTTTcggagaagttaaaaaaaaaaactaagaaaaatgcCAGGAATATAGTCCACAGCGTTAATTAGCCATTGAGTGACGTTTTATAAAACCCACCTTTAAAGCAGACATACAAAAACTATTTAAAGCACAATAAAATCAGCAACGTGCTCCTGCTTCCTTTATTCGTACAAGCAAGTAAAAGTGAGTTATTAGCCTTATGAAAGGTATCAATGAGGCAATAATGAACAGTAAAAGAAAGCATGTGCGCctacttcccctcctcccccccattaGGATACTACACGAGACGTTGCCTCTACGACGGGTATTTAAAAGCACAGCTCTCGAAGGTAAAGCGCTTCTAATGAAGCTCACCACGTGCCTCTACTTTCTTCCAAGGAAGATACTACAGGAGGCACCGACTACCTTCACAAAAGGCGATTTTGATTGGCCGCAAGTTAATTTGCTACATATCGCTTGCTCATGCAAGAAACACTGCCACATACGCCCTCTAGAGTAGGTTACATAAATCAGTCCACTCTGAACTTGTGCAACAGAACATCTGCTGTATATAATCGCTCTCTGCATGAAGAATTTCTCCAACAGGTCCTGGAAATCCAGTACATATCTTTTTGTGACGTGGCAGAATCCTAGAACTCAGGGAAAGAACTTGCTGGGATGGACCTTCAGCGGTCATTTAACGAGGTCATAGATCCTGTCTACCACAAAGAACACTTCAGAGAagttacttaaaaaaataaaacctaagaGGTTACACCATTTAGCATATCTTCTTTAAAGATATTCTGACAATCCTTCTAAATACTATGCTTAGAAGGTTCTCCCGAAGATTTACATCCACGCACAAGaatgccacaaaaaaaaaaatgtccatagtAAGTCACTGCCCTCCTCTGAATTTGAGGAAAATGTCCAGAAGGGTGGTGGAATGAAAAGCCAGTTCCTCTACCAAGGCCTCCACAGCCCGCTGTTGCTGCGGTTTTTCAGAGCCCCTTGTTTGGCAGGAATCGGGCAGGACCGGTGGGGCGCCAGACGCTCGCTGAGTTCGGGGCGAGGTGTCTGCAGGTGACTCAGCAGTTTCTGACGCGTCTCTGCATTGGCCGGTTGTATCGAGAGGAACCGCACGGCTTCCGTCAGACACCAGGAGAAGCCCTGGCTGTATTCCTGCTGCTGGGAGTTTACACCGGAGGTCACAGCTGcacagaggaggaaaaaaaaaataaagatctgGTTAAAGTAATCTGGATTTGGTTTAATTTATGACcatcaaaaagaagaaaaggatcaTCGGGTTGGAGAGAGCTGCAAACGCAATACTTACTTCTGTTCAGCTGCAGGTAGCTGACGGCCATCTCCAGCACATCGGCTTTCTCCAGCTTGGTGTTGGGCTGCTGCCCCTGGAACTCTCTTTCCAGTAAGAGTTTCAGCTGCTCGATGCTGCTGTTAATGCGATCCCTGCGCATCTTTTCCACCACCGGCTTCCTCAGctgcaaagaaagaaagaaagaaagttaaTAGCTAAGTCActtaggtttccttttttttatctTCCTAGATTAACTACCATCTAATCAGAACGTTTGGCTGCACAGGATACTAACTTTATTCTTTTCTTTAGACGTAAGGAGGTCCAGCGACAAGTTGGTAGTAGGAGCCATTATCCCCGACTGCAAATACGTGTCCAGCCAAGTTAAACGTGCACAGGGAAGTGAAGCGTTCCTCTATTTATACCCCAGAGCCAGCTTACAAATGCGTGAGTTCTGAGCTTGTCCAAGTTTCCCACACTCCGGAGCCCACGGCTTGCATTTAAAAGGACAATAGCCAAGGCATTTATTACAGCATGGTAAATTGACTGCCAGTTGCCTGGGGATAATATCCCTTCTCCCAGAGGAGCAGGTGGAGAGTGTGCTATACAATGGGCACTTGCCTGAGAGGGACTCGCCAGAACGTGGGAAAGCAGCTCCCATCATTATAATCAAACTGGTGTCCTGATgctgggagccctccacacctcCTTCTTCATGTGAAGTGAGGCTGTTAGAAATTGCACCTTAGGCTTAGAAATCAGGAATGCAACCATCATCCTACCAGGAAATCATTTCCAGATACCTTAGATTTGGTTGTATGAGCAGAGCTGTAtgcaaaaagtgggagtacgaccaaggaaaccagacacTGGAAGACGTTCTTGAATAAAAAGACTTTATTAAAGATTTGAAGTCTTCAAATCTTTAATAAAGTCTTTTTATTCAAGAACGTCTTCCAgtgtctggtttccttggtcgtactcccactttttgcatactgttgtttttaccgtggggtgcttgagttttccacCTTCTAGTGTATGAGCAGAGCTGGCATTTTAGTAGGTGTTTGGCATATAATGTATATGTTTACATTGAGGTCAGTATTCAAATGAATGTCCAGCAACACCCTGGAGTATATGTGTAGGTTAGGCACATttggggccagattctgtaattGGCCTCTAAAAATTAGGTTCTGCTTAAAGGGACTTCAAATTATGTAAATACTAAGTAAACCCACAAAAAAAtagtttgaaaaagaaaaatctttgCAGTACTCTCACCTGTTAAGATAAAGATATCTTTAAACAAACAAGACCTCAACTCTCCTAATAGGGACAAATACCAAAGACATTGAGATATACCATGATCTTAAGTGGGGgtaagatattattattattattattattattattattattattggtcaATGAAATAAagtggaagaagaaaaaaaagaatccgtataaaaaaaaactcccaaatcATGGAGAAAAACTActgattcaaaaaaaaaaaacaactccttccaccacattaaaaaaaatacagtgaatgtacatgcaaaaaaaaatatgtatatgatACTCAAAAATGTGTAAAAATACACCAAGTAAAAAATGCTAAATCTTACCTACAGAGAAACCCCACCTATGCAAGTAAGCTTACTGCCCAAAGAGTTGGAAAAAAGTCAAACAAGAGTTCACGAATAGGCACATCCcaaaatagcgcttagcgcatTTCTATAAAGCACatataaagttaggcatggtttataggatAGCACTTAGAGCTGaggaacatgcctacatttaggtgcggccatttaccccacagaaaacctggtgtaaatacttgtaCCTAAatgtgagggaaagggaaatgatataccacctttctgaggtttcttgcaactacattcaaagtggtttacatcaggtacttattttgtacctgggccaatggagggttaagtgacttgcccagagtcacaaggagctgcagtgggaatagaacccagctccccaggatcaaggtccactgcactaaccactaggctactcctacactagcaacattccatgtagaagcctgcccttgcagatcagcaatgggtacatgcaggacgtcagactcacagaaacagaagcctgtacagccgcattgctgatctgcaagggcaggcttctacatggaatgttgctagtggaatagcaacattaacattccatgtagaatctcagataatagcaacattccatctagaatctccaatagggaaagggaaatgggacttgatataccacctttctgaggtttttgcatatattcaggtacttattttgtaccaggggcaatggagggttaagtgacttgcccagagtcacaaggagctgcagtgggaattgaacccagttccccaggatcaaagtctgtggcactaaccactaggctacatgtAGGCATGGTCCCTTGAACTCTATAACCATACACATAATTTTGAGGAACACCCCAAACagccacactcctcccatggccatgtgcccttttcagctacgtgctttagaatttacgtgcacctctttttagaatatgcctaaaaagatgtgcacataaaatccaattattgccaattagtgctgataattggttgttattggctaattatcaacactgattggccTGTTAATTAAAGTGTGTGCATAAATTGGGCGTGTGTATGCCCCTTTTTCAGTTGTACGCTACGGCCCCAATGCTCGaaagtaaatgtgggtgctagaggccattagcgccatagTAGCGCCAgcatttacctgcacagaatgttcaAAGGTCCGGAATGTGGGAAGAAATGAGCACACAGATGAACAACACAAGAAGCATGCTAATGTaatcaagctcatgttaatgaggtcattttgtactCCCCTgcccccaatgctcagaaaaaatgcctgaaacaaaactgccttactgctgcaaaaaaaataacaccaggttggagctggtgttagggtgctggaagagaggatttcccatgattgtcatgcttctctcatgcttctttctgcaaaatctgccggttttgattgcttttggaagcagaaggaagcccatgcaagcatTTGAgcactggttgtgagaaacagtagacccaatcagaaacaaccattgccatctgtttcctgcatctaaattttaaagtgtccatgctaaaaaataaaaaaaaattaaaaatgcccaatgtgaaaacacacattggcatttgtttcctgtgtctaaatataagcatccaatctaaaaaaaaaaaaggtaaaaaaaagttaaatgcttatatttaagccacagaaaacagatgccaatgtgtgctttatgTTTGGGTTTTACTAGGTGCATATGCACAGGAGCCAAGCTTGCTGTGGAGctccaagcacaatcctcctgccaaagtccctacttttttttgttacatttgtaccctgtgctttctcactcatggcaggctcaatgtatgtggcttacatggggcaatggaaggttaagtgacttgcccagagtcacaaggagctgcctgtgcctgaagtgggaattgaactcagttcctcaggaccaaagtccaccaccctaaccactaggccactcctccacagttgctactatttgagattctacatggaatgttgctatttcactagcaacattccatggagaagtcagcccttgcagatcaccaatgtgaccacacaggcttctgcttctgtgagtctgacatcctgcacatacgtgcaggacgtcagactcacagaaacagaagccttgcccAGCCTtctattctacatggaatgttgctagtggaatagcaacattccatgtagaatcgaatctccaatagtatctattttatttttgttacatttgtaccccgtgctttcccactcatggcaggctcaatgcggcttacatggggcaatggagggttaagtgacttgcccagagtcaccaggagctgcctgtgcctgaagtgggaatcgaactcagttcctcaggaccaaagtccaccaccctaaccactaggctactcctccactccacttctcaACTCTATCAGCACACTTCTATTTGTATCTCAATAGTGTTCAGCAATGCGCTGTACCAGCGATATTTTTATGGTGCTCTTTggaacagcactggagttttgtGCATCATGGATTATGAGATTTAGGTACGCAGCATTATAGTATAGCACCCAGACAGCTGCACATGTAAATCCTGGTTgctaccaattaacatcaataattggttgttagcatccaattattgatgggtaacagcttgttagccaattaagttgcacgcacatcTCAGAAGCacgcccatatatagaatctaggggttagcATATATGTTTGGGCCATATGCTCTTGGTTATACCAGCCCAAACATATAAGCATGCTCATTATCTGTACCT
This sequence is a window from Microcaecilia unicolor chromosome 13, aMicUni1.1, whole genome shotgun sequence. Protein-coding genes within it:
- the HES5 gene encoding transcription factor HES-5 codes for the protein MAPTTNLSLDLLTSKEKNKLRKPVVEKMRRDRINSSIEQLKLLLEREFQGQQPNTKLEKADVLEMAVSYLQLNRTVTSGVNSQQQEYSQGFSWCLTEAVRFLSIQPANAETRQKLLSHLQTPRPELSERLAPHRSCPIPAKQGALKNRSNSGLWRPW